The Alkalinema sp. FACHB-956 sequence TAGAAGTAGGGGGTCTCACCCCTCTCGATCGTACAAATACAGAGCCAGTGAAAAAATCAAGACAGGTCTTGAGATCTCTCAAGATGTCACCAATCAGCAAGAACCACTGGCTTTGCACCTTTTCAATCAAGCCACCAAATTTTCCGGAATTTCCATTTAATCCGTGAAAAACGCAGATAAGGTTGTTCTTGTCACTTGACCTAGAGGGGGAAATCAGTTCATCCTTATAGTCAACCTCACTGATTGCAACCGCTTACAATCAGTCTAGTAAGCTTCACAAAAATTAATGGTGTTTCACCTTGAACTTCTCAATCCGCCAACTCCAAACTGGTTTGATGCAGACTTTCGCCTTTGATTCGATCGAGTCCGCCCTTGCTGACCTCAAGATCGGAAAGGCGGTTGTGGTCGTGGACGATGAAAATCGAGAAAACGAAGGGGATGTCATTTGTGCGGCCCAGTTTGCTACGCCCGACATGATTAATTTCATGGCAGTTGAGGCACGCGGTCTGATTTGTTTAGCCATGACGGGCCAGCGTCTAGATGAGCTTGATTTACCCCTCATGGTTCGGGAAAACACGGACACCAACCAAACCGCCTTCACCGTGAGCATTGATGCCTCTCCATCCCTCGGGGTTTCGACGGGAATTTCCGCAGAGGATCGGGCCCGCACCATTCAAGCCACCCTCGACCCCAACACCAAGCCCAACGACCTCCGTCGCCCCGGCCATATTTTTCCCCTGCGATCGCGGGATGGGGGTGTCCTGAAACGGGCGGGGCATACCGAAGCAGCCGTGGATTTGGCAGAACTGGCGGGACTCTATCCAGCGGGCGTTATTTGCGAAATTCAGAATCCCGATGGTTCAATGGCGCGTCTGCCAGAGTTGATTCAGTACGCAAAGATCCATGGCCTCAAAATTATTAGCATTGCGGATCTGATCAGCTACCGCCTCAAGCATGAGCGCTTTGTTCGACGGGAAACCGTAGCCAGCTTGCCGACCCAGTTTGGGGAATTTCAGGTCTATGCCTATCGCAATATCCTAGATGGATCGGAGCATATTGCGATCGTCAAAGGCAATCCCAAAACCTTTGCAGAGCAGCCGGTGATGGTACGGGTTCACTCAGAATGCCTCACAGGCGATGCCCTAGGATCTTTGCGGTGTGACTGTCGGATGCAGTTGCAGGCAGCCATGAAAATGATTGAGCAGGCGG is a genomic window containing:
- the ribBA gene encoding bifunctional 3,4-dihydroxy-2-butanone-4-phosphate synthase/GTP cyclohydrolase II, which gives rise to MQTFAFDSIESALADLKIGKAVVVVDDENRENEGDVICAAQFATPDMINFMAVEARGLICLAMTGQRLDELDLPLMVRENTDTNQTAFTVSIDASPSLGVSTGISAEDRARTIQATLDPNTKPNDLRRPGHIFPLRSRDGGVLKRAGHTEAAVDLAELAGLYPAGVICEIQNPDGSMARLPELIQYAKIHGLKIISIADLISYRLKHERFVRRETVASLPTQFGEFQVYAYRNILDGSEHIAIVKGNPKTFAEQPVMVRVHSECLTGDALGSLRCDCRMQLQAAMKMIEQAGRGIVVYLRQEGRGIGLVNKLKAYSLQDIGLDTVEANERLGFPADLRDYGVGAQILNDLGVKQIRLITNNPRKIAGLKGYGLELVDRVPLLIEATNYNANYLATKAEKLGHMFLRNYLATLSIAWADEPRSLAERYERLEKLRFLARGYGLMLQEEVRPVASALMQQASLIVNLGTEDTEGNNPNWYEDPTHPDSEAILGLLRQLPHWMNIGQISMLASNGSDPLTGLQVQLERETYLMSDLEEKLNHLQPQVIYNFVRP